A portion of the Enterobacter sp. SA187 genome contains these proteins:
- a CDS encoding MmcQ/YjbR family DNA-binding protein — translation MDSKTLQACAHRVALELPFTEHCWPFGPDIDVFKVNGKIFMMTATARGRPLVSVKADPQKSLLNRQIYPSIEPGWHLNKKHWISIYAGEDISEGLVEDLILDAWHLVVDRLPKKARQRIRPE, via the coding sequence ATGGACAGCAAAACCCTACAGGCCTGCGCGCATCGCGTGGCGCTGGAACTCCCCTTTACCGAGCACTGCTGGCCCTTTGGTCCTGACATCGACGTCTTTAAGGTCAACGGTAAGATTTTCATGATGACCGCCACCGCCCGCGGGCGTCCGCTGGTCAGCGTGAAAGCCGATCCGCAAAAATCGCTGCTCAACCGGCAGATCTACCCGAGCATCGAGCCCGGCTGGCATCTGAATAAAAAACACTGGATCTCAATCTACGCGGGCGAGGATATCAGCGAAGGCCTGGTGGAGGATCTGATCCTCGACGCCTGGCATCTGGTGGTGGACCGCCTGCCGAAAAAAGCGCGTCAGCGTATTCGCCCGGAATAA
- a CDS encoding RamA family antibiotic efflux transcriptional regulator: MTISAQVIDTIVEWIDDNLHQPLRIDDIARHAGYSKWHLQRLFMHYKGESLGRYIRERKLRLAARDLRDTDQKVYDICLKYGFDSQQTFTRIFTRTFHQPPGAYRRENHGVTH; the protein is encoded by the coding sequence ATGACTATTTCCGCTCAGGTTATCGACACTATCGTCGAGTGGATCGACGACAATCTGCATCAGCCTTTGCGGATTGATGACATCGCCCGCCACGCAGGCTACTCAAAGTGGCACCTGCAACGCCTGTTTATGCATTACAAGGGTGAAAGTCTGGGGCGTTATATTCGGGAGCGTAAACTGCGGCTGGCCGCGCGGGATCTGCGCGACACCGATCAGAAGGTTTACGATATTTGCCTGAAATATGGCTTTGATTCACAGCAGACCTTTACGCGCATCTTTACCCGCACTTTCCATCAGCCGCCGGGAGCCTATCGCCGCGAGAATCACGGCGTCACGCATTAA
- a CDS encoding RpoE-regulated lipoprotein, whose translation MKSLRLLLCATPLLLTGCSTLSNVNWSAANPWNWFGSSLEVTKEGVGDLTGSTALNEDAINAALGGDYRLRSGMKTENGAIVRYFEALKGDELAMVIQGEQGTVSRIDVLDKDIETASGTAIGTPFGDLYDKAYGNCEKATGDDSNAVECRAKESQHISYLFSGNWSGPENLMPADDALKNWTLTKIIWRR comes from the coding sequence ATGAAATCGCTGCGTTTACTGTTATGCGCTACGCCACTGCTGCTTACCGGCTGCTCCACGCTCAGCAACGTTAACTGGTCGGCGGCGAATCCGTGGAACTGGTTTGGCTCGTCACTGGAAGTCACCAAAGAGGGCGTCGGCGATCTGACGGGCAGCACGGCGCTCAACGAAGACGCCATCAACGCGGCGCTGGGCGGAGATTATCGCCTGCGCAGCGGCATGAAAACCGAAAACGGCGCCATTGTGCGTTATTTCGAAGCGCTGAAAGGCGACGAACTGGCGATGGTGATCCAGGGCGAGCAGGGGACGGTCAGCCGTATCGACGTGCTGGACAAAGATATTGAAACCGCCAGCGGTACCGCCATCGGCACGCCTTTTGGCGATCTCTATGACAAAGCCTACGGCAACTGTGAAAAAGCCACCGGCGACGACAGCAACGCCGTAGAATGCCGGGCGAAAGAGAGCCAGCACATCAGTTATCTGTTCAGCGGAAACTGGAGCGGCCCGGAAAACCTGATGCCTGCCGATGACGCCCTGAAAAACTGGACGCTGACGAAAATTATCTGGCGTCGCTAA
- a CDS encoding Dyp-type peroxidase — MSQVQSGILPEHCRAAIWMEANVRGDINALRAGSKIFADKLATFQAAYPDAALGAVVAFGHNVWRELSGGVGAAELKDFVPYGKGLAPATQYDVLIHILSLRHDINFSVAQAALEAFGDALEVKEEVHGFRWVEDRDLSGFVDGTENPAGVETRTEVAVIKDGVDAGGSYVFVQRWEHNLKQLNRMSVPDQEMMIGRTKVANEEIDGDARPITSHLSRVDLKENGKGLKIVRQSLPYGKASGTHGLYFCAYCARLYNIEQQLLSMFGDTDGKRDAMLRFTRPVTGGYYFAPSLSRLLAL, encoded by the coding sequence ATGTCTCAGGTACAGAGCGGCATTTTGCCGGAACATTGCCGTGCGGCAATATGGATGGAAGCGAACGTCAGGGGCGACATCAACGCCCTGCGCGCAGGCAGTAAAATTTTTGCCGATAAACTGGCCACCTTTCAGGCGGCATACCCGGACGCCGCCCTCGGCGCGGTGGTGGCCTTCGGGCATAACGTCTGGCGCGAGCTGAGCGGCGGCGTGGGCGCAGCCGAACTGAAAGATTTCGTGCCTTACGGTAAAGGGCTGGCCCCCGCGACCCAGTACGACGTGCTGATCCACATTTTATCCCTGCGTCATGATATTAACTTCTCCGTCGCCCAGGCGGCGCTGGAAGCCTTCGGCGATGCGCTGGAGGTGAAAGAAGAAGTGCACGGTTTCCGCTGGGTGGAAGATCGCGATCTGAGCGGGTTTGTCGACGGCACCGAAAACCCGGCGGGCGTGGAAACGCGTACCGAGGTGGCGGTGATCAAAGACGGCGTGGACGCGGGCGGCAGCTATGTATTTGTGCAGCGCTGGGAACATAACCTGAAACAGCTGAACCGCATGAGCGTGCCGGATCAGGAGATGATGATTGGCCGCACCAAAGTCGCCAACGAAGAGATTGACGGCGATGCGCGCCCGATCACCTCGCACCTGTCCCGCGTCGATCTGAAAGAGAACGGCAAGGGGCTGAAAATCGTCCGTCAGAGCCTGCCTTATGGTAAGGCCAGCGGCACGCACGGCCTTTACTTCTGCGCCTACTGCGCCCGCCTGTACAACATTGAACAGCAACTGCTGAGCATGTTTGGCGACACCGACGGTAAGCGCGACGCCATGCTGCGCTTCACCCGTCCGGTCACCGGTGGTTACTATTTTGCGCCATCGCTGTCGCGGTTATTAGCGCTGTAA
- a CDS encoding TetR/AcrR family transcriptional regulator, with translation MARPKSEDKKQALLDAATEAIAQSGITASTALIARKAGVAEGTLFRYFATKDDLLNALYVHLKSDLCQAMLADLDRSESDPKRFTRHIWNRYIDWGICNLNGHGAIRQLAVSEKITPETLQIVEDMFPELRQLCRRSLLPVFMTEEFRAFGDALFLSLAETTMEFASRQPERAVDIKAHGFEAMWRALSIEEE, from the coding sequence GTGGCTCGTCCGAAAAGTGAAGATAAGAAGCAGGCCCTGCTGGATGCGGCGACAGAAGCTATTGCGCAATCCGGCATCACGGCGTCCACCGCGCTCATTGCCCGTAAAGCGGGCGTGGCGGAAGGCACCTTGTTTCGCTACTTCGCCACGAAAGACGACCTCTTAAACGCCCTCTATGTGCATCTGAAAAGCGATCTCTGCCAGGCAATGCTGGCGGATCTCGACCGTTCGGAGAGCGATCCAAAGCGTTTTACCCGCCATATCTGGAATCGCTATATCGACTGGGGCATTTGTAATCTCAACGGCCATGGGGCGATCCGCCAGCTCGCCGTCAGCGAAAAGATCACCCCCGAAACGCTGCAAATCGTGGAAGACATGTTCCCGGAACTGCGTCAGCTGTGTCGCCGTTCATTGTTGCCGGTATTTATGACGGAAGAATTTCGCGCATTCGGCGATGCGTTGTTTTTATCGCTGGCGGAAACCACCATGGAATTCGCCAGCCGCCAGCCTGAGCGGGCGGTTGATATTAAAGCCCACGGCTTTGAAGCGATGTGGCGCGCCCTGTCCATTGAGGAAGAATAA
- a CDS encoding DUF2919 domain-containing protein — translation MKNIEFLPADFDQHGRLRLPLMLWCVLLLQARTWVLFVMAGASREQGSALLSLFYPDHDLFWWGLLPGLPAVLTFLFSGRRQHYPRLWPLLRGLLILAQLALLVWQPLLWLTGEDITGTGLTLLAIDSFALWWLLTDRRLRACFTPEA, via the coding sequence ATGAAGAATATTGAGTTTTTACCCGCCGATTTTGACCAGCACGGACGCTTACGCCTGCCCCTGATGCTCTGGTGCGTGCTGTTATTACAGGCGCGCACCTGGGTGCTGTTTGTGATGGCGGGGGCATCCCGTGAGCAGGGCAGCGCGCTGCTGAGCCTGTTTTATCCGGACCACGATCTGTTCTGGTGGGGGCTGTTACCGGGTCTTCCGGCAGTGCTGACGTTTTTGTTCAGCGGGCGTCGTCAGCACTATCCGCGCTTGTGGCCGCTGTTGCGTGGCCTGTTGATCCTGGCGCAACTGGCGCTGCTGGTCTGGCAGCCGCTGCTGTGGCTGACGGGCGAGGACATCACCGGCACGGGATTAACCCTGCTTGCGATCGACAGTTTTGCCCTCTGGTGGTTGCTCACCGACCGCCGCCTGCGCGCCTGCTTCACGCCGGAGGCGTAA
- a CDS encoding helix-turn-helix transcriptional regulator gives MTMLVDRAATLTIQDENRKQLGAFLRARRESLDPQRLGLPRSGRRRTPGLRREEVAMLADVGVTWYTWLEQGREVNPSATVMQAIATALQCSPTETRHLFVLAGLTPGEIPPLSGCELISDGTRRLLDSLNPQPASIQRPSFDIVAWNDSFSRLMGVDFALIPDDERNCIYLYLTNPVWRSRLGVSDTVLQTFVAYFRAAMAEHRGEPFWENKLARFFAVSPEFEALWHKRYEVSGVENKIKTFSHPQLGEFTLQQMYWYSAPRNGSRLLVYLPVDAAGEQALAFLARG, from the coding sequence ATGACGATGCTGGTTGACCGGGCGGCGACGCTGACCATTCAGGATGAGAACCGCAAACAGCTTGGCGCGTTCTTACGTGCGCGGCGGGAAAGCCTTGATCCGCAGCGTCTGGGGCTGCCGCGCAGCGGTCGGCGGCGCACGCCAGGCCTGCGACGCGAAGAGGTGGCGATGCTCGCCGATGTCGGCGTCACCTGGTACACCTGGCTTGAGCAGGGGCGGGAGGTGAATCCCTCGGCAACGGTAATGCAGGCCATTGCCACTGCGCTGCAATGTTCCCCCACCGAAACCCGGCATCTGTTTGTGCTGGCTGGCTTAACGCCTGGTGAAATCCCGCCGTTGTCCGGCTGCGAACTGATCAGCGACGGCACACGCCGACTGCTCGACAGTCTCAATCCGCAGCCCGCCAGCATCCAGCGCCCGAGCTTTGACATCGTGGCGTGGAACGACAGCTTTAGCCGTCTGATGGGCGTTGATTTCGCGCTGATCCCCGACGATGAGCGCAACTGTATCTATCTGTATCTTACCAATCCCGTCTGGCGCAGCCGCCTGGGAGTAAGTGATACGGTGTTGCAGACCTTTGTGGCCTATTTCCGCGCGGCGATGGCGGAACACCGGGGCGAGCCGTTCTGGGAGAATAAACTGGCGCGCTTTTTTGCCGTCTCGCCGGAATTCGAGGCGCTGTGGCATAAACGCTATGAGGTGTCTGGCGTAGAAAATAAAATAAAAACCTTCAGCCATCCGCAGCTGGGGGAATTCACCTTGCAGCAGATGTACTGGTATTCCGCGCCGCGTAACGGCTCGCGGCTGCTGGTTTATCTGCCGGTCGATGCGGCGGGAGAGCAGGCGCTGGCATTTCTGGCGCGCGGCTAA
- the amiA gene encoding N-acetylmuramoyl-L-alanine amidase AmiA, whose product MNTFKPLKTLTSRRQVLKAGLAVLTLSGMSKALAKEEASLKVANSHSQPKAKKSGARRVVVLDPGHGGIDTGAIGGNGSKEKHVVLAIAKNVRSILRSKGIDARLTRTGDTFIPLYDRVEIAHKHGADLFMSIHADGFTNPNAAGASVFALSNRGASSAMAKYLSERENAVDELAGKKATDKDHLLQQVLFDLVQTDTIKNSLTLGSHILKQIKPVHRLHSKHTEQAAFVVLKSPSVPSVLVETSFITNPAEEKLLGTAAFRQKIASAIASGVISYFNWFDNQKAHSRKR is encoded by the coding sequence ATGAACACATTCAAACCCTTAAAAACACTCACCTCGCGTCGCCAGGTGCTCAAAGCCGGTCTGGCCGTTCTTACGCTGTCCGGCATGTCAAAAGCCCTCGCCAAAGAAGAAGCGTCGCTGAAGGTTGCCAACAGTCATAGCCAGCCGAAGGCGAAAAAAAGCGGCGCACGCCGTGTCGTGGTACTGGATCCCGGTCATGGCGGTATTGATACCGGCGCGATTGGCGGTAACGGCTCGAAAGAGAAACATGTGGTGCTGGCGATCGCCAAAAACGTGCGCTCCATTCTGCGCAGCAAAGGCATTGATGCCCGTCTGACGCGCACCGGCGACACCTTTATCCCGCTCTACGATCGCGTGGAGATTGCCCATAAGCACGGCGCGGATCTGTTTATGTCGATCCACGCCGACGGCTTTACTAATCCCAATGCCGCCGGTGCGTCGGTGTTCGCTCTCTCCAATCGCGGCGCGAGTAGCGCGATGGCGAAATACCTGTCAGAGCGCGAGAACGCCGTGGATGAGCTGGCCGGTAAAAAAGCCACCGATAAAGATCACCTTTTGCAGCAGGTGCTGTTCGACCTGGTGCAGACCGACACCATCAAAAACAGCCTGACGCTGGGCTCGCATATTCTGAAGCAGATTAAACCGGTGCACCGTCTGCACAGTAAGCACACGGAACAGGCGGCGTTTGTGGTGCTGAAATCGCCATCCGTGCCCTCGGTGCTGGTGGAGACGTCATTCATCACCAATCCGGCGGAAGAAAAATTGCTCGGCACCGCCGCCTTCCGTCAGAAGATCGCCAGCGCCATTGCGTCAGGCGTCATCAGTTACTTCAACTGGTTCGATAACCAGAAAGCGCATTCGAGAAAACGTTAA
- a CDS encoding sulfate ABC transporter substrate-binding protein, with amino-acid sequence MTKLKKGYLTLAASLLLVAQAQATELLNSSYDVSRELFAALNPPFEQQWAKDNGGDKLTIKQSHAGSSKQALAILQGLKADVVTYNQVTDVQILHDKGKLIPADWQSRLPNNSSPFYSTMAFLVRKGNPKNIHDWNDLVRSDVKLIFPNPKTSGNARYTYLAAWGAAAKADGGDKAKTEKFMTQFLKNVEVFDTGGRGATTTFVERGLGDVLITFESEVNNIRKQYEAQGFEVVVPKVNILAEFPVAWVDKNVKANGTEKAAKAYLNWLYSPQAQTIITDYYYRVNNPQVMEKLQDKFPQTDLFRVEDQFGSWPEVMKTHFTTGGELDKLLAAGRS; translated from the coding sequence ATGACCAAACTTAAAAAAGGATATCTGACGCTTGCAGCATCCCTGTTGCTGGTGGCTCAGGCGCAGGCAACAGAACTGCTTAACAGCTCCTATGATGTCTCCCGCGAGCTGTTTGCCGCCCTGAATCCGCCGTTTGAACAGCAGTGGGCGAAGGACAATGGCGGCGACAAACTGACCATCAAACAATCCCATGCCGGTTCTTCAAAACAGGCGCTGGCGATCCTGCAAGGCCTGAAGGCTGACGTGGTGACCTATAACCAGGTCACTGACGTGCAGATCCTGCATGATAAAGGCAAGCTGATCCCGGCGGACTGGCAGAGCCGTCTGCCGAATAACAGCTCGCCGTTTTACTCCACCATGGCGTTCCTGGTGCGCAAAGGTAACCCGAAAAATATCCACGACTGGAACGATCTGGTGCGTTCTGATGTGAAGCTGATCTTCCCGAATCCGAAAACCTCCGGTAACGCGCGTTATACCTATCTGGCGGCCTGGGGCGCTGCGGCAAAAGCCGACGGCGGCGATAAAGCCAAAACTGAAAAATTCATGACCCAGTTCCTGAAAAACGTCGAAGTCTTTGATACCGGCGGACGCGGCGCGACCACCACCTTTGTGGAGCGCGGCCTCGGCGATGTGCTGATCACCTTTGAATCGGAAGTAAACAACATCCGCAAACAGTATGAAGCGCAGGGCTTTGAAGTCGTGGTGCCGAAGGTGAATATCCTCGCGGAATTCCCGGTCGCCTGGGTGGATAAAAACGTTAAGGCCAATGGCACAGAAAAAGCGGCGAAAGCTTATCTGAACTGGCTGTACAGCCCGCAGGCGCAGACCATCATCACCGATTACTACTACCGCGTGAACAATCCGCAGGTAATGGAAAAACTGCAGGATAAATTCCCGCAGACCGACCTGTTCCGCGTGGAAGATCAGTTCGGCAGCTGGCCTGAGGTGATGAAAACCCACTTCACCACCGGCGGCGAGCTGGACAAACTGCTGGCGGCGGGGCGTAGCTGA
- a CDS encoding GNAT family acetyltransferase: MEIRVFRQADFEEVITLWERCELLRPWNDPEMDIERKVNHDVSLFLVAEVNGEVVGTVMGGYDGHRGSAYYLGVHPEYRGRGIANALLNRLEKKLIARGCPKIQIMVREDNDVVLGMYERLGYEHADVLNLGKRLIEDEEY, from the coding sequence ATGGAGATACGCGTATTTCGCCAGGCCGATTTCGAAGAAGTCATTACCCTGTGGGAGCGTTGTGAACTCCTGCGCCCGTGGAACGATCCGGAAATGGATATCGAACGTAAGGTAAATCATGACGTCAGCCTGTTTCTGGTGGCGGAAGTGAACGGGGAAGTGGTGGGTACCGTAATGGGTGGCTACGACGGGCATCGCGGTTCGGCCTACTATCTTGGCGTGCATCCGGAATATCGCGGGCGCGGCATCGCCAATGCCCTGCTCAATCGTCTTGAGAAAAAGCTCATTGCCCGCGGCTGCCCGAAAATTCAGATTATGGTGCGTGAAGATAACGACGTGGTGCTCGGCATGTATGAACGTCTGGGCTACGAGCATGCCGACGTGCTCAATCTGGGCAAGCGCCTGATTGAAGATGAAGAATATTGA
- the hemF gene encoding oxygen-dependent coproporphyrinogen oxidase — protein MTTPDANLVKAFLLQLQDEICQQLFAVDGADFLEDNWQREAGGGGRTRVLRNGGVFEQAGVNFSHVYGAAMPASATAHRPELAGRSFEAMGVSLVVHPHNPYVPTSHANVRFFIAEKPGADPVWWFGGGFDLTPFYGFAEDAVHWHRTARELCLPFGEDVYPRYKKWCDDYFFLKHRNEQRGIGGLFFDDLNTPDFAQCFAFMQAVGEGYTRAYLPIVEKRKSLPFGERERAFQLYRRGRYVEFNLVWDRGTLFGLQTGGRTESILMSLPPQVAWEYNYQPETGSPEAALSEFIQVRDWV, from the coding sequence ATGACCACACCTGACGCTAACCTGGTAAAAGCCTTCCTGCTGCAATTACAGGACGAGATCTGTCAGCAGCTTTTCGCCGTCGACGGCGCAGACTTTCTGGAAGATAACTGGCAGCGCGAAGCCGGTGGCGGCGGGCGTACCCGCGTGTTACGCAACGGCGGCGTGTTTGAGCAGGCGGGCGTGAATTTTTCCCACGTTTATGGCGCGGCCATGCCCGCCTCGGCCACCGCCCACCGCCCGGAGCTGGCCGGCCGCTCTTTTGAGGCGATGGGCGTCTCGCTGGTGGTGCATCCACATAACCCGTATGTGCCCACCAGCCATGCCAACGTGCGCTTTTTCATTGCCGAAAAGCCCGGCGCCGATCCGGTATGGTGGTTTGGCGGCGGTTTTGATCTGACGCCGTTTTACGGTTTTGCAGAAGACGCCGTGCACTGGCACCGTACCGCCCGGGAACTCTGCCTGCCGTTTGGCGAAGACGTCTACCCACGCTACAAAAAATGGTGCGACGACTATTTCTTCTTAAAACACCGCAACGAGCAGCGCGGCATCGGCGGGCTGTTCTTTGACGATCTGAACACCCCGGACTTTGCGCAGTGCTTTGCTTTTATGCAGGCGGTGGGCGAAGGTTATACCCGCGCCTATCTGCCGATTGTCGAAAAACGCAAATCGCTGCCGTTCGGCGAGCGCGAGCGCGCTTTTCAGTTGTACCGTCGCGGGCGTTATGTGGAATTTAATCTGGTGTGGGATCGCGGAACGCTGTTTGGCCTGCAAACCGGCGGCCGCACCGAATCGATCCTGATGTCGCTGCCGCCGCAGGTGGCGTGGGAATATAACTATCAGCCGGAAACCGGCAGCCCGGAAGCGGCACTGAGCGAGTTTATTCAGGTCAGGGACTGGGTCTAA
- a CDS encoding MBL fold metallo-hydrolase codes for MKRLLFSVVIVMLVAATASLPFVLNAGFGQPPQGAQLTEVEKSPHYRDGQFHNALPTPGFTGKKNMLAAWWEFLVTKRENARPAQPLPMVNTDLAGLPLQEDTVVWLGHSSWYMQLAGKRILIDPVFSNYAAPFSFINKAFAGEYPWRAETMPDIDLLIISHDHYDHLDHATITALLPKVKRVVTPLGVGSHLRYWGMDPAIITEADWNQAVQISEDLRVHVLPARHFSGRGLKRNQTLWASFMLETPARKVYYSGDTGYGPHFRAIGEQFGSVDLAILENGQYDEDWKYIHMMPEETAQAAVDLHARAVLPGHAGRFVLAKHTWDDPYKRLATASENRDYRLLTPRLGEPVHAADALQQFIAWWR; via the coding sequence ATGAAACGACTCCTTTTCAGCGTGGTTATTGTCATGTTAGTCGCAGCAACGGCCAGTTTACCTTTTGTCCTGAATGCGGGCTTCGGCCAGCCGCCGCAGGGCGCACAGCTTACTGAAGTGGAAAAATCGCCGCACTATCGTGACGGTCAGTTTCATAACGCGCTGCCCACGCCGGGTTTTACCGGTAAGAAAAATATGCTGGCGGCGTGGTGGGAGTTTCTGGTTACCAAACGCGAGAACGCCCGTCCGGCGCAGCCGCTGCCGATGGTGAACACCGATCTGGCGGGCCTGCCGTTGCAGGAAGACACCGTCGTCTGGCTGGGGCACTCATCCTGGTACATGCAGCTGGCAGGCAAACGCATTCTCATCGACCCGGTGTTCAGCAATTACGCCGCGCCGTTTTCCTTTATCAATAAGGCCTTTGCCGGAGAGTATCCGTGGCGGGCAGAGACGATGCCGGACATCGATCTGCTGATTATTTCCCATGACCATTACGATCATCTCGATCACGCCACCATTACCGCGCTGCTGCCGAAAGTGAAGCGGGTGGTGACGCCGCTTGGTGTGGGATCGCATCTGCGCTACTGGGGTATGGATCCGGCGATTATCACGGAAGCCGACTGGAACCAGGCGGTGCAAATCAGCGAAGATCTGCGCGTGCACGTGCTCCCCGCGCGGCATTTCTCCGGGCGCGGCCTGAAGCGTAATCAGACGCTATGGGCCAGCTTTATGCTGGAAACCCCGGCGCGCAAGGTTTACTACAGCGGCGATACCGGCTACGGCCCGCATTTCAGGGCGATAGGCGAGCAGTTCGGCAGCGTCGATCTGGCGATCCTTGAGAACGGTCAGTACGACGAAGACTGGAAATACATTCATATGATGCCGGAAGAAACCGCGCAGGCTGCCGTTGATCTGCATGCCCGCGCCGTTTTACCCGGTCACGCCGGACGCTTTGTGCTGGCAAAACACACCTGGGACGACCCGTACAAACGCCTGGCCACAGCCAGTGAGAACCGGGATTACCGGCTGCTTACGCCGCGCCTGGGCGAACCTGTACATGCCGCCGACGCGCTACAGCAGTTCATCGCCTGGTGGCGGTAA
- the cysT gene encoding sulfate/thiosulfate ABC transporter permease CysT: MFAMSTRRVLPGFTLSLGTSLLFVCLILLLPLSALVMQLAQMSWAQYWEVITNPQVVAAYKVTLLSAFVASIFNGVFGLLMAWILTRYRFPGRTLLDALMDLPFALPTAVAGLTLASLFSVNGFYGQWLAQFDIKVTYTWLGIAVAMAFTSIPFVVRTVQPVLEELGPEYEEAAQTLGATRLQSFRKVVMPELSPALLAGVALSFTRSLGEFGAVIFIAGNIAWKTEVTSLMIFVRLQEFDYPAASAIASVILAASLLLLFSINTLQSRFGRRVVGH; encoded by the coding sequence ATGTTTGCCATGTCGACCCGGCGCGTGCTGCCGGGCTTTACCCTGAGTCTTGGCACCAGTTTACTGTTCGTCTGCCTGATTTTATTACTGCCGTTAAGCGCGCTGGTGATGCAGCTGGCGCAAATGAGCTGGGCGCAGTACTGGGAAGTGATCACTAATCCGCAGGTGGTGGCGGCCTATAAAGTCACGCTGCTGTCGGCTTTTGTGGCGTCCATTTTCAACGGTGTGTTTGGCCTGCTGATGGCGTGGATCCTCACCCGCTACCGTTTTCCGGGGCGTACGCTGCTCGACGCGCTGATGGATTTACCCTTCGCGCTGCCCACGGCGGTGGCGGGCTTAACCCTGGCGTCGCTGTTTTCCGTTAACGGCTTTTACGGCCAGTGGCTGGCGCAGTTCGATATTAAAGTCACCTATACCTGGCTTGGTATCGCGGTGGCGATGGCCTTTACCAGCATCCCCTTTGTGGTGCGTACCGTACAGCCGGTGCTGGAAGAGTTAGGCCCGGAATACGAAGAAGCCGCGCAAACCCTGGGCGCAACCCGCTTACAGAGTTTCCGCAAAGTGGTGATGCCGGAGCTTTCCCCGGCGTTGCTGGCGGGCGTGGCGCTGTCCTTTACCCGTAGTCTGGGGGAGTTTGGCGCGGTGATTTTTATCGCCGGTAACATCGCGTGGAAAACGGAAGTGACATCGCTGATGATTTTCGTGCGCCTCCAGGAGTTTGATTATCCGGCGGCGAGCGCCATTGCCTCGGTGATCCTCGCGGCATCCTTACTGCTGCTGTTTTCCATCAATACCCTGCAAAGTCGCTTTGGCCGGCGTGTGGTAGGTCACTAA